GGGAGAttaaagaaagcaaggaagacGCATAAAAAATGTCACCCACATGCAGCGGCAGCAGCCTGAATGGGGAGCACAATTTAGAGACAGATGTTCCTTCCAATTAAATTGTCTCTGCCACTGATTCCAGCGAGTTCAATGCTCGCGAAAAGTGCGAGACGGAGGGCATTGCTGAGCGGAAGGCTGGCTGCATCCAGGGAGCCGGCACGCcgcaagcagcagctctgctgattttGACATGGCTGCAGCATTAATCTGACTCGGCCTCGAGCACCACTGGCTGACTCTCTGTCCTGGAATTCATTTGGCTAATGTACCGCATGGTGGAAACCCATGTTTGCAATCTCTTTGCTAGGCAAGATTGAACAGAGATTGATAGCATCCTCTATCCCTGGCTAAGTGAACTGGTAGCCGAGCTCCTCTGAAGGGATACCCACcgagagtttggctccatctctCGAGGGATGGGAGGTGATCTATTTAACACCGCCcggcatggggcagggggagcctgAGCAGCGAAGGAAGAGGTGGAGTTGCCTTTTGAGTCAAGCACTGGCTCTGCAACCCCTGTGCAAGTGGGATGTGTAGGAGTTTTTTCTGAGGGCAGCTTCCAAATAGCAGTCTCAAAATAACTTGGTTTAATGAAGGGGGTGATCTCCAGCACAGGAAGCCTATTTGCAGTCGTGGTTTCAAGCTGGTAGCTGCAGACTAATGTGTGACCACTAAGTATTTCAAATTAGCTAATGAACAGCTGTTCTGTTTGATTCGCTTTTGGTCAGAACCAGCCTGAGTCTGCATTAAACAAGAGCCCAATGATGAAAAGAACCGATATGCCCCAGTACAACTCCCTGGGCAGAGACTGGAAACAGCCCAATGCTTCCTTCGTGCCCCATCCCCAACACCCCGTCTGCACCTGGGCCTTTGCTGCACCGCTTCTATGGGGAGCAGGAAAGGAGCGGGCTCTTAGCCCGCAGGGGGTGGCAGGAGGTCGGATGAGTCAGGCAGTGGTGGGAGTCGAGGCAGCACCAGCCGAGCAGAGGCAAGACCCCCAGGCTCCGGGGAAGCAGAGGACAAATCTCCCCAGCAGGCTCCCCGAAGAGGACAGCCAGCCCGGGAAGCAGAAGAGGTGCAAGGTAGACAGGATACACGGGAGGGAGGTCATTGTatacccaccagagctccagcggAATTAATTTTGTATCTCAGCTGGTAGGAAAGGACTTTTTGAGGAGGGCTGGGCACCCCTCTACCACCATTCTGAGATGCAAGCTCGCACTGGGCGAGCAACTGtgtgcctcccctccccgccacTGCCCTGGCCACATCCAGCACGTTCAACAACACGGAGAACTACAGGTGACTGCAAAACCACCGTTAGTACATGGATGTAAGCCACATCAACACAGCACTGCTCAAACTGACCCAGAAGGAGGTTTTAAATGTAGGCAAGCTAACTGccaaaaataaaccccaacccACCCTGGCTGCTGCGCTGTGCCATGGGAACAATATTGTGCGTATGATCAGATTCAGCAGGACACAAGCAGCCTAAGGGTCTTTTTACATTTGGCTTGAAAAGGCTAAAAATAGCACCCCAAACCACATTCCTTTTTTGCATTGCCATCTCCTCTGCCTGTTCCTATTCACTGGCACTTTTAGATGCAAAGCAGGGTTTGGGATCTAAGGCCTGGTAATTAGACTCCAGCCCGGCAGCTGCAAGTGGAACAGCTGGAGGTGTTATTTTTACGGGTTATTAATTGACTCCATGAAAAAAACTGAGCCCAGCAAACAGAGAGAGCCAGCGAGCCGCAGTCCGCAGCCACATGACAAGGTCTTAGtgacagaaaaagataaaataaacgACAGCCCAGTATCCTAAAGCCGATTAGTTATAGCAATTTCTCCAAAgctaaatatagaaaaaaaatccctcccccATCTTCAGCTCCGTTGGCGGAGATGAGAAAGCACAaggaaggagatggagagaaATTCCGTTTTTCACTTAACCCCCTCATGGGTTGCAgagaaaaactgctgctttggTGACGCTCCCAACACTTAAAAGCAGATTCCCCTGGCAGCTACGCCCTGACCACCCCTTTCCTCGGCACTAGCAAGTGCAGCTGCATTTGCTCCAGCCGCGAAGCCCAGACTCTGGGCTGCCGAGCGGCATCACGGTGCCGGGCAGGGGAGCGAAGCCCGGGTGCCAGCCCCGCGCCCGGTGACGGCCGGGCCAGGCGGTCCCCGCCGCTCTGCCGGCTGCAGGCGGGTGAGCTCGCAGAGCCTCCCCttcccgggcagcctgtgcctccCTTCAGAGGGGCTGAACCGCCCGCGCCGCCCAAAACCAGCGCAGGAGAGAGCCAGGAGACCTCCTGCCCccagtcctcctcctcccggccTTCCCTGCAGCTGGGAACAGGCACGGCTCGGGGACAGGTGACGCCGCCTCGGGAGCATCAGCGGCCAGAGCAAGGAAGAGCTCGGGGCGCTGGCGGTCGGAGGGAACTGGACCCGGGCCCTTGCCTCGGTAAAACCTGCTGCGCGTCTCCTTAGACCTCAGGCAAATAAATAACAGGCGACTCGGCAGAGATGCTGAGAAGCCGGGAAACCGGCAGAGCATTTCAGATTTATGGGAAATGAATTTAGCCCTTGCCTGGATGCTGACAGCCATCAAGGCCCTGTCCCCAAGACAGACCGTCCTgctggccggggctgcggccTCTTCGTTCAGGCGCTAGGTTTAACTTCCGACAATAAATCACCATGGTCCAGCGGAGGTGCGGCAGCACCTCTCCCAGCGGAGAGGACAGCCAGCCTCACCGCGCCTGGGCATCCTCTGCGCTGGAGCCAAGGCggaaaggctgctgctgctgtgggccAGCCTTGCCGATAGCTTGCCAAAGCTCAGCCCAAGAAAGCCCCGTCCGTGGCGGTCCTCGGCAGGAGGCAGGACAGCCCTGTGTTCCACGGCTCCGGCATGGGGATTTCTTCCCACTTTTATCAGCCATACAGCAAGAGGAGCACGGGAGCCCCCCAGACGTCTCTTCCCAATGTTCAGCTATAAGCAAGACAACGGTTCTAACAGTTCTAAGGGTTCTAAACGGACAACAGTTAGAAGAGGGGGATCTTTCTCTCCAAGCTCCACCCTTGACACTAGCCACCCCTCCTGGTGGGTTTGGGGTATTTTCAGTCCCGCCCAGGCTCCCAGCCGCAGAGGCTCCCTCTCTGGGTGTGGAAAACTCGCGTTTTCTGATGTCACCCTTTGGAGACCACTTCTCTGAGGTGCAACCAATTCCCGTAGACATACCTTCAACGTGAGCGTGCACTCCTGATTCCAAGCCCACCCCTGCCTGCTCGCAGGACTGCCTGCTTTCTGTGCCAGCCCGGCAGCGCTCGGACCGTCCTCGCGTAGGGAAGCTCCTCTTGGAAAGCCAGCTCTGCCACGTGCTGTGAACTGGGAAGAGCTGTCAGAGCTCCCGCTGGGTGCCAGCACACCATTCTGTAGGACAGGGTTATTGGTTAgtcctttattttctgctgctttgcctCAGCCGCAGTCCGCCTGCAGTGCCCAGGGTGCCCAACCCTCCCCGAGCCACGGCGAGGCCATGGGGCTTCCAAAACACGGCATGTTTTGTGCTGTTACGTGGCCCGTCCCCAGGCTGGAGGTCCCCACGAGACCATCAGCTTCATGCAGAGACAAAGGTGGAcgtggcagggggacagggatgacatgttccccccagccccagaacAGCCCCGTGGGGaaggcagggctgggcacccaACTTCAGGGCTACAGGGACACATCACCCTTCCCCTCGCCCATTAATTCAGCTCAACCGGGCAATTGCTCCATGTCTGGCAACACGGGAGCAGCTGTAGTTTTGCAGAGGCCCTCTGACCCCGTGGCGGCTGCATGGAGTCCCCTACAGTACCTTTAACCTGGGCAGGTGAGCTGCAAACATGCTGCCACGGGAAGGGAATTCAGCATCAGCTGCGTGACCCTACTCGGGCTTGGGGAGATGCATGTTGCTCGTGCATCCACAGGTCTGGCAGTACCACATCTCCCCAGGCTTTTTTCCCTAGTAAGATTCAGCATATGCCATCTGTGCTACCGTCACACCTCTCCACAAGATCCAAAGTCGTGGTTGCACAGGGATAGACAGCGCTTTGgggacagcagaggggaaggaagctgcTTTGAGGGGTGTCAGAAGCGCAGGTGACCTCGCTGGAGAGcggagagctgcaggcagcccccgGGGTTGCAAAAGTCTTTGGCCTCCGCAGCGTGGGACGGGGATTTGAGAGCAAAGCACATCAAGCGAGCTGAAGGGGAGTGacattttccttcccagctgctaCATCCTTGCCCACACAGCCGGTGGGATGACACCGTGCAGCTAACGATGCGACGTGATTAGTAAACAAATGATGCATTtgcaccaggaagaaaaaaaaaagagaggaagggtggagaaaagcaaggaaacaagCCGCATTTCGGGACAGGAGCATGCAGCAGTGAGGTCTTTCAGAACCTGCTGAGGAAGGCATCGTGCAGCACGTGGTTTGGGCAGATCAATGAAGCTGCAAAGTGGCCTGCTCCTGGCAGGCACACAAATCCACTTTCTAATGAAATTTACAGCAAGTGGAATTCAGGTCACTACTCGGAAGCATTCAGTTTATTCCAggcagctttttaaatatttaagaaatagctGTCAAATTAAGCCTGCTCACCTCTGGCTGGAAGGTCCAACTTGGAGCCATGGCAGATTTCCTAGCTGCagcttaaaaaatatgtatttttaagctttctttgaTTGCCCCCTCCCTTCATCATCACAGCACAGTGATTGAAATCAGCTCCTGCCGTGCAATCCTGGCACGGGTGGGACCTAAGGGCCGGGTGATGCTCGGGCTGTACCCAGCCCAGCCGCGTCCCTTCCCCAggccggggcagggggacccccGGACCTGgcctgctgcagcctgtgctCTCCCTCCAGCAGTAAGAGCAGGACTTCGCTGCTGAAGGAAGATGAATCCTACAGCCAGACCTAAAAACGGCTCTCAAGGGAGCAGCTAAAAGCAGCCTCTTAGCGGCGGTGAGCCTTCGCTCCTTCCGAGTGGAAGGATCTGGCTTGAACTGGTGGTTGCCAGCACTATTCCCAGGTGTCACGCTTAAGAGAGTTGTCGGAGCCTCTTCAGCGGGTggtggaaagggaggaaaggtggAAACCAGGCAGTTCTCCGGCTGTTTACCCGGGAGAAGTGGCCACAGCCCCAGATCTCCATGCTCTCAGTTCCCGTACAGATCAGAGTGGAAGTACAGACATTTTCTCTTCCGACAATGCAAAGTTCAACGCTTTGCATACCACGCCGACAGCATTAACCGATTCCTGTCCCAGCTCGAGGTCCAGCCTGCCAGGCACAGACCCCAAAGCTTTTCCAGCCTAAGCACAAAccaggagcaggggaggggagggcagaagGCGGCCTCAGAGCACGGCCAGGCTCCCGGCGTGTGGCCGCACGGTGCTGGCTCCTGGCCGGCTCGCGAGTCCCGACCCGGCAGAGGAGCGAGGTGGCCTCGTGGCTACGGGGGCTGACGGCTTAGCGCCAGGGGAGAAGCCGCCTCTGCAGCAAGGCACTTGCTGGGACGTGCTCTGGAGGTCAAAGCAGTTTTCCCCATCGCTCACCAACGTGCCCTACCTTGGCAGCCGcctgcccgcccccagcccccgtTCGCTGCAGCCAGGACACCTCCCCTGCCCGCGCGGGACCTGCTCCCCTTTCGTGGGCTCTGGCGTTcctcccagcccggccccggcactCAGGATTTGGCCCGTCTGCAGTTGAGGTAAAACATGGGTGCGTAGGCAAacacctctgcctccttcctcgtTATTTTTGACTTGCACACATAAATATCCATTTCATGCTCAGCTGATGGAGGATTTGCTTGGCTGGGTTAtgagcctggctgctgctctgcagctggctTTGTCCCAGGATCTGGCACCGGAGGACACAGTCATTCTCTGACCTACCTTCCATCATCACTGGGCTTGGACGAGCACACCGGGATGCAGCTGCTGGGCACCATCCACCATGGCCCCGGCGgtcccttccctctgctctgccctgcgAGACAGTATCAGGGCACGGCAAAGGCCGTGCACAGAGAGGGACGAGGAGGGGCCAGTGGTGCAGAGAAAATACCCTCCCTGCACAGCTCCACAAGCCTcgcttccctctccccctctcccgccGGCGCTGCGCGCCAGCCTCCTCCGGATGGCTCGGCCTCGACCCTGGCTCCGCTCAGCCCTTGAGTTAATTCCCACCGGTGCCCGTTCAGCCGGGTCGCAGTGTTGGCAACAACGCCCTTGGATGGAGAATCCCGCAGGAGGGCTCGGGGCGCTGCGGTCCCGCTGGCCTCCCTGCCCCGGAGCTGGGACCCATCCCTCGCATGCCCCTGCGGAGCTGCCTCCCCTCGCCCTGCCTCGGGCCGCCTGCCCGCGGctccgggaggggggagcaccaGAAACAGCAGCCGCTTGCTGTGTCTGCACGAAGGGACCCGCCGCCCGGGCCACGCGCATCTTGCTTTTTCCATCCGCAAAGCGGGAGTAAGCCAGGCTCCACCGTGGCCAAAGGCACCGACTGGGCTTTTGCACTGCATCGAGGAGGAAAAATGCCCGGCGTTAGATGTCTCACGAGGGGGATGGGACATTATTCCATCCCGTGGCCAGGGGAAGGGCACTTTCATCCCTGCTCTATTCCTGGGCACCGCAGGGTTTCACGCTCCGCACCCCTCTCcgctgcagctggctgcaggaagcagcaggTCCTTTTTCCCCCAGGCCCAAGGGGCTGCCCTCTCGCTCGGGGAACAGGGCACGTGTTAAATCCAGAACATCGTGCATGGGCCagttaaaaacaaccaaccccgGTTAGAGCACAAAACAGATTCCAGCAAAATCAAGggagcccagcagagcagggTGCCTCGCTGCGGGTTTTACTTGCACACATCTTTTATGACCTCTTGGCCAGTCCCAGGTTTTCTATTCCACAGGAAATtccaacaccaaaaaacccaaatcaggCCAAATTCAGAGGGTTTGGCGGgtttattttgcagaaattttaaagaaaaaggaagaagctgtAATTCTAGAGCACTGGATTCGGGATCAAGGACTGTAAGAAGAAACACTCCCAGCATCACGACGTCCCAACCTTTCTGTACCCAGGCAGCATCCTTCGGCCTGGGGATACACAGGAGACGGCCAGTCCGGGGCTCTGTGACTGGGATTCATTATTTAGGAGGAGAACCCTCATCCCCTCAGTAGAAACAACCCCCTTAAACCCTGCCTGCAAGACAGAATaattattcagcctggaggacTAATTTGATGTGGAAAATCAGGGGAGGAGGGTGCTCTGGCTTGTCGTCCATACCTTGTGCTGGCCGGCGAGGAGGGAACGCTTTGCCCTCTAATTCAAGCTGGGCTTCTGGTTCTGGAGACATTTCCAACAGCGGCGTTTGGAAAGCACAGAGGACCTGCAGTGCCCGCTCCAGCCACGCAAAAGCCATCAGCCTCACACTCAGCTTTGCCGAGAGAAGCCCGACAGCCCACACCACCTTCTCCAGGACtgattttctcttcttccatttaGCAGATCCTGATTAGTCCGAAAAGAAGAGGAACGTGGCTGCTCTGGCCCAGCAGGTTATACAGACTTTATCAAGCCAAACCTTCTCAGGCCACGTTGGAGGGTGGCAGAGCTCTGTGTGGCACTGCCCGTTATCACCGGCGTCTGCAAGCACAGCGGAGAGGGCACCGGCTGCTTTTTCTGCACCTGCAACCAGAGCTCGCCAGTTgagaggcatttttttccccctttgtttctCTTACGCAAGAAAAAAGTTATTGTAGCAAATTTGCATCCCGGTCCAAGAGTCCTGACCTGGAGTTTTACTTCTCCCAAAAGAAGTTTGACATCCAAATGGGTTGAAAAGCCAAGTGATTCCCCATGGATGCTGCTGTGCCACGGCTGAGCCTCACGTACAGCGATGGCATCGCAGCCCTGTGCGGGCACAGGCTGGGGCACTTTCCTGCCAGGGAAAAGGAATCAGCTGCATGTCGGAAAGGGCAATATTTCCCGAAACCCAGGTGCCCTGACTCTACCATCCTGCATTCAGGCACACACACCCATTTCTGTGACGAAGACCTGGCTGCCGTCGCTGCTCTCCTGGGCAGCTTCAGCAGGGACCAGGCGCTGCTGGCAGAGCTCGGGGCGGACCTCACCTTCAGCAGGGAGATCCCCAGGGCCTCGAGTCCAGCAGGATTTTCCTCTGCAGTAACAACAACTACTGAGAAGTCACTAAAAACCCCAGTTCTGTGGTTAGAAGCCGGAGAGAAGATTGCAAGCAGTGTCTGTGCTCAGCGCCCTGGATTTACATTGCAGGAGAGCTGAGGACGGATCCCAATCTCCCCCACAAAAACACAACGGGCAGAATTTTTTCCGCAAAGCCACGGGACACGCAGAGCATGAGCTCACCAGTCAGAAATGGAGGAATCGAGAGAGCTGTGCAGGGGCAGCAGGCTAGGACAGCAGAGCCAGCGAGGCTGCAGCTCCCCGACCCGCAGAGCTGACGTAAGGGCTTGATGCTGCCAAAAGGCAGAGGTCCGGCTCACCCAGTGCCCACCGGGACCTTCTGCGGGCCAGCCTAGCTCCTTAATCCAGCAacaataaaatgcttttctgccAGACGAGTGAGTTGCGTCAGCTCCCAGCGAGCAGAAAGAAGAGCCAGCCTGAGCTGGGCACGGTAAGCGCCGCAGCTCCCCTCCTGCAGCgctgggctgctggagcagctcccATCCCCTGCATCCCCGGAGCGGCCGGAGGAACCGCGCTAGGGCGCAGGTGAAACCCAGCAGAGAAATCCCGTGTGCTGGGAAACGGGGACAGAGAGCGTAAGGGAAGAGCAGAGGGGAGCTGAGCTGCCCGGGGCTGGAAGAACAGGTCggatgctgcagcagggcagccccccacccctgcgAAGGATTAGAGCGGCTCCCACCCGCGGAGCTGTTTTCAAGGAGGCTGACAGAGCCGGAGACAGATCAGAAGCTGCAGAGACCCAGGGGCCACGTGGGGAGGGAAGGCACCGCGCTGCCCAGGGCAGGGTAGAGCAGCCACCAGCGCCGTGACCTGCCAAAGAGCAACGTGCCCTCCAGCAAGCAAAGGCCTTGCTCCAACAAAGCACGCTTCCCCTCGGCTCGCCGTCAGCGTGTCCAAGCAGATAACTCATTGCTCTGGAGACTCGGGTACTCGTGAGATGAGCTACCCGCTCAGGAAGCTTGCGAACGGCAAACAAGCGCACGACCTTATCGCGGCGCGCAGGGCGCAAACAGCGGACGAGGCTCCTCCAAACAATTACTCATGCTTCGACGGTGGGGTTGTGTTTGCAAAAACACAGAGCCACAGTGGCGGCCAAAGCACTTCGCACACAACCTCCTTCACAGccggggaagaaaaataaatggtgtgTGCCTGGGAAGCTGGGGAAAGGACCACTTTGGGGGCCTGGTGACAACACCCGAGGACTGCCTTTGGGTGCAACCCACCATCCCCGCCAGCATCCTCGGCACCTCTCCTGGGGCCCTCTGCAAGTCACGCAGGGCTCTCAGCCACCCTCGcattgcccagcaccctgcccagcacCGACCTGCTGGGGACCTGTGAAATCCTCGGAAAAGACAAGCTGTTTGGCATTGCCCACCTTCACACGGGCAAGAGAGAGCACCTTGTTGACCACAGGGTTAGAAATAATTTCCCTTCTGGGAGAGCCTGGAGCTAACCCCAGTGGGGCTCAATCTTGCCCAGTTAGTGGGCAAAACTAGTAAAACAGCACAGGCTTCAAAACCAACGCGATACCAACGCTGGCAGGGTAGGGTGTTTGCCCACTCCCTTTGTCTTGGCAGTAAATTCTCAGCTGCTATTTAAGAGGCTCGCAGCAGCTTCAAGTTGTAGAAAAACCAAATGGGCAACTGATAAGCGGGCGCACCCACCTTCCCAGGGCAGGcgagcagggacaggggacgcATCACCCTGCTCCAGACAGCACAAGCCACTTACAATGCAATTTGAGTCACTTCAGCTGATAAACAAATAGGATACTTAAGCGTGATTTGCAAGTTACACAGCCCCAAATACCCAGCGGACCCACTTCTCCCAGGTGGGTTGTGCTCTCCTCACGTGAAGGCTGTTCGCGGTCTCTAATCCACTTTGCCCGTTGGTTAAGCAGAGACCTCGGCGCACCGACCCGGCAGAGGCTGGGTCCTGCCTGTTCCTGTCAGCCCAAAGAGGCCCTTACCATAACGGTGCTTCCAGTGCCACTAACGACGTCAGCCACTGGACCGTGTTCACAGCGAGACCCCGGGAGAGGCGCCGGGACGGGCTGGGGACGCGCTTGGCAGTCATGTGCATGTGACCGTAGCAAGACACAGCATCCCCCAGGAGAAGCtgggaaaaagcacattttttttaaaggcaaacgGTGACCAGCTCCTTGCTGACCCATTCTGAATTAAAGCTTTCAAAGAGAACATTGATATTATTTTTGCAGAAGCCACAAAGTCAAAAAGATGTAAAATTTCCTTGAAAACAAAGCACAGGCAGAAAGGCCCTTGCAGGACTGCCCTTCCTCCaggcgctgccccagctcccctccctcagccccaccagcaccacccCACCTCAGCTGCCTCCCCATTGCTCTCCAGCCAGCCTCCACCCGGCACCCAGCCGGCCGTGGCAGGAGTGGTAACCGCCAGACATCACCCTCCAGCCGAGAACCGCTGCCCTCTCGGATGTAAAGATCAAGCTCCAGAACGCCCACGGCCCCCACCCGGTACCAGCAGCCAGAGGGAAGCGTACGCTCCTCCGCACCTTGAAGTGCAGCAATCACGTCCTCGGGAAGATGCCCCCCTCTCCTTCGGGTACTCCTCAAGTGCTGCAGCAAAGCCAGCATTGCCGGGCTTGGTTCTGCTCAGGAATTCATCCTTAACGTGACACGCAGAGGCAAAATTTAGCGAGGAAGAAATCCTGTACTTGGCCAAGGAGCCAGCATGGCCACCGTGAGCTGAGCGGCTTCTGCAGCGCT
This window of the Calonectris borealis chromosome 20, bCalBor7.hap1.2, whole genome shotgun sequence genome carries:
- the LOC142091073 gene encoding uncharacterized protein LOC142091073 isoform X1, with protein sequence MLALLQHLRSTRRRGGHLPEDVIAALQGAEERTLPSGCWYRVGAVGVLELDLYIREGSGSRLEGDVWRLPLLPRPAGCRLLLGDAVSCYGHMHMTAKRVPSPSRRLSRGLAVNTVQWLTSLVALEAPLCCCYCRGKSCWTRGPGDLPAEGEVRPELCQQRLVPAEAAQESSDGSQVFVTEMGKCPSLCPHRAAMPSLYVRLSRGTAASMGNHLAFQPIWMSNFFWEK
- the LOC142091073 gene encoding uncharacterized protein LOC142091073 isoform X2: MLALLQHLRSTRRRGGHLPEDVIAALQGAEERTLPSGCWYRVGAVGVLELDLYIREGSGSRLEGDVWRLPLLPRPAGCRLLLGDAVSCYGHMHMTAKRVPSPSRRLSRGLAVNTVQWLTSLVALEAPLWKVPQPVPAQGCDAIAVREAQPWHSSIHGESLGFSTHLDVKLLLGEVKLQVQKKQPVPSPLCLQTPVITGSATQSSATLQRGLRRFGLIKSV